Proteins co-encoded in one Parcubacteria group bacterium genomic window:
- a CDS encoding four helix bundle protein: MEKKYLKLNDIGAYKTALHLSNYVWDIVVKWNYFAKDTVGKQFVRAVDSNSANIAEGFGRYGKKDKIKFYRYSFGSMKESLDWNEKAKTRKLITREQYEHILHELNGKLPIELNSLIKFTNEKLTI, translated from the coding sequence ATGGAAAAAAAATATTTGAAGTTAAACGACATTGGCGCCTATAAGACAGCCCTTCATTTGTCTAATTATGTTTGGGATATTGTTGTCAAATGGAATTATTTCGCAAAAGATACAGTCGGAAAACAATTTGTCAGGGCCGTTGATTCCAATTCAGCCAATATCGCGGAAGGGTTTGGCAGATATGGTAAAAAAGACAAGATAAAATTCTACAGATATAGTTTTGGTTCAATGAAAGAATCGCTTGATTGGAATGAGAAAGCCAAGACAAGAAAGCTAATTACCCGGGAACAATATGAACATATACTGCACGAACTCAACGGCAAATTACCGATTGAACTTAATTCGCTGATAAAGTTCACTAATGAAAAATTAACAATATGA
- a CDS encoding LamG domain-containing protein translates to MAALSYTAYSAIFSQPTRAQGLVGHWGLGDEDEVMGSEISANSTAVSDGQTESNSTSLWNSQNSPSTFESTSAGTPAVGSYHFHFVSADGYRGTMSNDLSSTQGQLYKLTYRIKVVSGTASVELWNGGANVISQTQHTTAVSTYTKFTLYAARGANPLRVLVQSYNSAAEWYIDDISVKAVNAADLTPYANNGTVYGAAYTTDRNGQSNNAMDFDGTDDYINVGGSATLKPTDKITVSAWVYVDTASNDNLVAHLVTTTRIVTPTGGYALFWDDRASQSVTNSFRWVVTAGDNTYGQITTQNITNGWHHVVGTYDKDLGGTEEVKLYVDGAVKATGDYSSAMGQSPTNLFLGSSDGTQEFYNGSIADVRIYNRALSAAEVLELYGASKPVIQQSSTGKGLVGQWSLSDESQVVGSELFASFVNHPTAYPYETLSTSGRNITSAINTSSYGAVMSHTWGAGTINVAVGDKFLFTGTLTLNSGENPTVRLTDTPFNNPKSGDYTIAAGRNAFIVEADTAYASTMVSIQNTVASNWSMTDVSFKRIYEADSTPYGNNGTAYGAAYTTDRQGQSNNAMSFDGTNDYVEISDNSQLDFERTNPFSIAVWAKTTNTTDDNFSLYEKGDFVGNSQTYGFAIRPSAGNVDAWIQGTNNSNRIYWRGAHGATITNWNHYVMTYDGSSAVSGVSIYINDRPLSSSYTENTLSTSILNNSAADIGTGFAATFANGSMSDVRIYDRALSAAEVSELYGVNKPVVQVGALQKGLVGRWSLGDEDEVLGSEMLNDANAASDLSGNEANATTGWAGTATVASSSSDPSVGTYHFNITGDAATYLTNGLSFTSGKRYKLLYRSKVIAGAAMFHISDTVGYGWNDNRIDLSGFGAGGYNSVAEYFTANATAVALNVWVQSNSSQIYIDNFSLKEVHAADATPNATDGTVYGATYATDRNGLSNRAMDFDGTDDYIDLKSGKLSEDEQGTITAWVKMDSGTGGAVFGYGGTSGGNWPLFRAGISGNEIFLGTRPNGLDYEYTNAQTTLTNGVWYHLAWVSNGTTWYLYVNGQSESYTMGYGSAGKWFADITESSGPKTLIGAWFDGNTYQSRLDGQISDLRVYNRALSAAEVEMLYQSY, encoded by the coding sequence ATGGCCGCGCTCTCGTATACCGCGTACTCGGCCATTTTTTCCCAGCCCACCCGCGCCCAAGGCTTGGTGGGGCATTGGGGTTTGGGGGATGAAGATGAGGTGATGGGGAGCGAGATTTCAGCAAATAGCACTGCTGTCAGTGATGGCCAAACAGAGAGTAATTCCACATCGCTTTGGAATTCTCAAAATAGTCCGAGCACGTTTGAGTCAACAAGCGCCGGGACTCCGGCGGTTGGTTCTTATCACTTTCATTTTGTTTCAGCTGATGGTTATAGGGGTACGATGAGCAATGATTTATCTTCAACGCAAGGCCAGTTATATAAACTAACGTATCGGATCAAAGTGGTTTCCGGCACGGCTAGTGTAGAATTGTGGAACGGCGGCGCCAATGTAATTTCACAGACTCAGCACACCACAGCTGTTAGTACATATACAAAATTTACTTTATATGCCGCTCGAGGAGCCAATCCTCTTAGAGTTCTGGTTCAGAGTTATAATTCGGCTGCTGAATGGTATATTGATGATATTTCCGTAAAAGCGGTTAATGCCGCGGACTTAACGCCCTACGCCAATAACGGCACCGTCTATGGCGCGGCCTACACCACGGACCGCAACGGCCAGTCCAACAATGCCATGGATTTTGACGGGACTGATGATTATATAAATGTTGGTGGAAGTGCCACCTTGAAACCGACTGATAAAATTACTGTTTCAGCCTGGGTGTATGTTGATACCGCATCAAATGACAACCTTGTTGCGCATTTAGTTACTACAACAAGGATTGTAACTCCTACTGGCGGGTATGCATTATTTTGGGACGACAGAGCAAGCCAAAGCGTAACAAATTCTTTTAGGTGGGTTGTGACTGCGGGAGATAACACATATGGCCAAATAACAACTCAAAACATTACTAATGGATGGCATCATGTTGTTGGAACGTACGACAAAGACCTGGGCGGAACAGAAGAGGTAAAATTGTATGTTGATGGGGCTGTGAAAGCAACGGGAGATTATAGCAGCGCTATGGGACAATCTCCTACGAACTTATTTTTGGGCAGTAGTGATGGAACTCAAGAATTTTATAACGGCTCCATCGCCGACGTCCGCATCTATAACCGCGCCCTCTCGGCCGCGGAAGTGTTAGAGCTCTACGGCGCCAGCAAGCCCGTCATCCAGCAGTCCTCAACCGGAAAGGGTTTGGTGGGGCAGTGGAGTTTGAGCGATGAGAGCCAGGTTGTGGGCAGTGAACTGTTTGCCAGTTTTGTCAACCACCCGACGGCTTATCCTTACGAAACATTATCCACCAGCGGCCGGAACATCACTTCGGCCATCAACACTTCCAGCTATGGCGCCGTCATGTCTCATACGTGGGGCGCCGGCACGATTAATGTCGCGGTGGGCGACAAATTTTTATTTACCGGAACCCTGACTCTGAATAGCGGAGAAAATCCCACCGTCAGGCTGACGGACACGCCGTTCAACAATCCCAAGAGCGGCGACTACACGATTGCCGCCGGCCGCAACGCCTTTATTGTCGAAGCGGATACGGCTTATGCCAGCACCATGGTGTCCATACAAAATACGGTTGCTTCCAACTGGAGCATGACCGACGTTTCTTTCAAACGGATTTATGAGGCGGATTCCACGCCCTACGGCAACAACGGCACCGCCTATGGCGCGGCCTATACCACGGACCGGCAGGGCCAGTCCAACAATGCCATGAGTTTTGACGGGACTAATGATTATGTAGAAATCTCGGACAATAGCCAGCTTGACTTTGAGCGGACAAATCCGTTCAGTATCGCGGTTTGGGCAAAAACAACAAACACAACGGATGATAACTTTAGTTTGTATGAGAAAGGAGATTTTGTCGGCAATTCGCAAACATATGGATTTGCGATCCGTCCGTCCGCTGGAAATGTCGACGCCTGGATACAAGGAACAAATAATAGCAACCGGATATATTGGCGCGGCGCGCATGGAGCAACAATAACAAACTGGAATCATTATGTAATGACATATGACGGCAGTTCTGCGGTATCGGGCGTTTCAATTTATATTAATGACCGCCCGCTTTCTTCTTCATATACAGAAAATACTTTATCAACGTCTATATTAAATAACAGTGCCGCGGACATTGGCACTGGATTTGCCGCAACATTCGCAAACGGCTCTATGTCCGACGTCCGCATCTACGACCGCGCCCTCTCCGCGGCCGAGGTGTCAGAGCTCTACGGCGTCAATAAGCCGGTCGTCCAGGTCGGCGCTTTGCAAAAAGGCCTGGTCGGGCGCTGGAGTTTGGGGGATGAGGATGAGGTGCTGGGGAGCGAAATGCTCAACGACGCGAACGCGGCTTCGGATTTGAGCGGCAATGAGGCAAATGCAACTACAGGATGGGCCGGAACAGCAACAGTAGCTTCGTCATCTTCCGACCCAAGCGTTGGAACATACCATTTTAATATTACAGGAGATGCGGCTACTTATCTTACAAATGGCTTGTCTTTTACTTCGGGAAAGCGATATAAGCTGTTATATCGCTCAAAGGTAATTGCCGGCGCCGCCATGTTTCATATAAGCGATACAGTTGGTTATGGATGGAATGATAACAGGATAGACTTGAGCGGATTTGGCGCTGGTGGATATAATTCAGTAGCGGAATACTTTACTGCAAATGCGACAGCTGTCGCGTTAAATGTATGGGTACAATCAAATAGTTCCCAGATATACATAGATAATTTTTCTCTCAAAGAAGTCCATGCCGCCGATGCTACCCCCAATGCCACCGACGGCACAGTCTACGGCGCAACCTATGCCACGGACCGCAACGGCCTGTCCAACCGCGCCATGGATTTTGACGGCACGGACGATTATATTGATCTTAAGAGCGGAAAACTTTCTGAAGATGAGCAAGGCACAATCACCGCTTGGGTAAAAATGGATAGCGGCACCGGCGGAGCGGTTTTTGGCTATGGCGGAACAAGCGGAGGGAACTGGCCGTTGTTTCGCGCCGGCATCAGCGGTAATGAAATATTTTTAGGAACCCGCCCGAATGGCCTTGATTACGAATACACCAACGCGCAAACGACGCTTACGAACGGCGTTTGGTACCACTTGGCATGGGTGAGCAATGGCACAACTTGGTATTTATATGTTAATGGCCAATCCGAAAGTTATACGATGGGTTATGGTTCGGCCGGGAAATGGTTTGCGGATATAACCGAATCAAGCGGCCCTAAAACATTAATCGGAGCATGGTTTGATGGCAATACTTATCAGAGTCGGCTTGATGGCCAAATTTCGGATTTGCGCGTTTACAACCGCGCCTTGTCCGCGGCCGAGGTGGAAATGCTGTACCAGTCGTATTAG
- a CDS encoding methionyl-tRNA formyltransferase, giving the protein MKTSIVFFGTPEFAVPALSALIDAPFCDVQLAVTQPDKPIGRHHSKPVPSPVKQLALEAGIDVIDSPSLTRRGLGGGCSELGVLVAYGEIIPKDLIDAFPLGILNIHPSLLPKYRGSSPIQAAILNQDKETGVTIMRLDDAMDHGPVVIQERVKLHKTETAGDLHDTLAKIGAKLLIKTLPDYIAGRIALQTQNDEQASYTRKLTKQDGRIDWSKPASAISAQVRAMNPWPGAWTEWENKKLIIWSMRKDGTPAEVQLEAKKRMAFSEFMRGHPDFKIPAAAGRPESAY; this is encoded by the coding sequence ATGAAAACAAGCATCGTATTTTTTGGCACACCGGAGTTTGCGGTCCCGGCCCTTTCGGCGCTCATAGACGCGCCGTTTTGTGATGTGCAACTGGCGGTAACGCAACCGGATAAACCCATCGGCCGCCATCACTCAAAACCAGTCCCCTCTCCTGTCAAGCAATTAGCGCTTGAAGCAGGGATTGATGTTATTGATTCCCCCTCCTTGACAAGGAGGGGGTTAGGGGGTGGTTGCAGTGAACTCGGCGTCCTCGTCGCGTACGGAGAAATCATTCCAAAAGATTTGATTGACGCGTTTCCGCTCGGCATCCTGAATATCCATCCCTCGCTCCTGCCCAAGTACCGTGGATCGTCCCCCATCCAGGCCGCCATCCTGAACCAAGACAAGGAAACCGGAGTTACCATTATGAGGCTGGATGATGCAATGGACCACGGCCCTGTTGTAATTCAAGAGCGTGTCAAATTACATAAAACCGAAACAGCCGGAGATCTCCACGATACACTTGCCAAAATCGGCGCAAAGCTCCTTATCAAAACTCTGCCTGACTACATTGCGGGCCGCATTGCGCTTCAAACTCAAAATGACGAGCAAGCGTCATATACCCGGAAGCTGACCAAGCAGGACGGCCGCATTGACTGGTCAAAGCCCGCTTCCGCGATCAGCGCGCAGGTGCGCGCTATGAATCCCTGGCCGGGCGCGTGGACAGAATGGGAAAATAAAAAACTGATTATCTGGTCAATGCGCAAAGACGGGACACCGGCCGAAGTCCAGCTTGAAGCTAAAAAACGCATGGCGTTTTCCGAATTCATGCGCGGGCATCCGGATTTTAAGATTCCGGCTGCTGCTGGCCGGCCTGAATCTGCTTATTGA
- the def gene encoding peptide deformylase: MKLPLVYYPDPRLNEPSKKVREFSGVQKLCSDLIDTMEASKGIGISAVQIGELLRVAIIHKDADKELNEHLVIINPKIFSASPDMEEGEEGCLSIPGVFGQVPRHKKIKVRFADVQGTEQKIKATGLFSRVLQHEIDHMDGILFIERASKITKGEDVILEPRTRGDRISENNTQDSIGRSTGLQNHKTVRL, from the coding sequence ATGAAGCTTCCTTTGGTATACTATCCCGATCCCCGGCTCAACGAACCGTCAAAAAAAGTCCGCGAGTTTTCCGGCGTGCAAAAATTGTGTTCAGATTTGATTGATACCATGGAAGCGTCCAAGGGGATTGGTATTTCCGCGGTGCAGATTGGCGAACTGCTTCGGGTTGCTATTATCCATAAAGACGCAGACAAGGAGCTCAACGAACATCTAGTAATTATCAACCCGAAAATTTTTTCCGCCTCTCCTGATATGGAAGAGGGCGAGGAAGGGTGCCTTTCCATTCCGGGCGTGTTCGGCCAAGTTCCCCGGCACAAGAAAATAAAAGTCCGGTTTGCGGACGTGCAAGGCACGGAACAAAAAATAAAAGCAACCGGCTTGTTCAGCCGGGTGCTCCAGCATGAGATTGATCACATGGATGGCATCCTCTTCATTGAGCGCGCATCCAAAATCACCAAAGGTGAAGATGTCATTCTGGAGCCGCGTACTCGCGGCGATAGAATCTCGGAAAATAACACGCAAGATTCTATCGGCCGGAGTACCGGCCTCCAGAATCACAAAACGGTGAGGCTATGA